TTATCTGCCAGAAAGGATTGTTCTCTGAGGCGTAGGCCGCAAAGGTAAAGAATCCGCTAAAGATCAAAAACCAGCCCCACTGCCAGGGCGCCACAAAGGTGCCCGGCAAACGGACTCCACCGTATTCGGGACTGTATAACAAGGAGCCGCCAACAAAACAGCGGGCTGACAGGCTGGCCCGGAACAGGTCTGATCCTGTCGCAACCGTGCCTTTACAAACTCCCCTAAGTAGCAAAACGTACTGGATCAGGCACAGGACACAACAGAGAATGATGACAACACTCTGGCCCCGCAGCAGCAGGAAAAAGTCATTTTTATCGCGCAACAGGTAGTAAGTGGCCGGTATCAGTGGGATGTAACCCATTAGAACCTTGAACCCCAGCAGGCCTACCATCATCGGGTTATCTTTGCCCTCAACCAGTCGTCCATTGAACAGATAGGAGGTGGCACTCACCGGGACTGTACTGGCTGCTTGAGAGCCGTTGACCACTGCAAGATGAAATAGACAGATCAGTAATAGAGCCAGAACAGGCACGGTCATCTGACGCGGGATAAGCATGCTCTGCCCTTTCTGACGACACATTAGGGCGACACCAATGAGAGCAGGGATGTAAAAGACCAGGTCTTTAGCAACCTGCAGCAGGGCATTTGCACCGAGCGAGTAGGTGACCGTTCCCCCCAGAGGCACATAGAGCAAAAACAGCCACAGACCCAGCCGCCAGTTCCAGAAGGACAACAGAGGCATAGGCACCGCGAAGAGCAATAGCCCCAGAACCGGATTGACCTGGCTGAGCATGAACGCCAGAATTGCGCAGACCGCCACTAGCAAGCCGATATTGCGAACTTTTTCGCGGGCCTGTCGTTCGGCTTCCCGCTGGCGCACAAGTTCGCGTTGACGCTGACGCCGTTCTTGGGGAGTCAGATTTTTAAGACCAGGTGCGTTGCTCATCAATCGCTCGTTAGTGCAGTAATTGGGAAGAGTGAGGGCAGCGTTACGCGTCCTATGCAAAGTATTGCAGGCATGAGGGCTACTCAGTGTAGCTGGTAGCCGATGCAACACTAGGATGCGGAGATGGCCTGGGGCTAGATACCTGTAGCAAGTCAGCGACACGCCGCTGATGAGCTTCTAGGCCAAAGGTTTGGAGAATTTGCTCCCGTAGAAAAGCGCCATTACAGCGACGATCTTCACCCCGTAACATCTCGATACAAGCTGTAGCGACAGCTGCCGCATCGCGGTGGGGAACTCGCCAGCCTAACCGCCCATCTTGAAGAGGATCGGCAGAGCCATCAGCATCACCGGATAGAACTGGCAAGCCGCAGGCTAGCGCTTCCAGATAGACGATACCGAAACCTTCTTGTGAGGGCATAACGTAGGCGTCAGCGACTCGATAGTGTTCCGGCAGATCCTCAGTGGGCACAAAGCCTGCGAACACTACTTGGTCAGCGACCCCCAAATCTCGTGCCAGTTGAGCGAGACGAGGCTGATCATCTCCTCGCCCAATCACGAGATATTTAATATCTGGGAACGCCTGGGCAATCGTTGGCAGTGCCCGAATTGTGACGTCTACGCCCTTGTAAATGTCGCCAGACCATAAGCGTGCGACGGTCATCAATACTTTGGCCCCGCTTAGGCCATAGCGCTCCACCAGAGCCGAGGACTTTGGCCCAGGAGTAAAGCGGTGGGTATCAACCACACACGGCAGTAGTTGCACTCGGTCCAGTGCGAGATTGTTGGCTGAGCAGAGCTGATCTCGGCTGTAACGGCTAATCGTCCAAACGGCTGCTGCTCGTTGAAGGGCTTGTTGCTCACGGGGCGATAGGGGTGACCAGACCTCTTTGCCATAGGTCAGCACGGTGTAGGGAATTCCCAGTGGTTGGCAGAAGGATTGAACCAGAGTTGCCAGCTTGATATGCCCACAAAACACCTGCCTAGGCCGTTGTCGGATCAGCTGGGTAAGCAAGGCAGCCGTAAACCGCGCTCGCCCAGCGGCTTCGGATTGGGATTTGAAATAGTGAAACTTGAAGCGACTATTCTCGAAGGGGTTGGGACAGCCAGGCCCATCCCGTAGCAGCATTACATCGGCGCGAGGTTGAGCGTTTAGAGCTAGATAGGCTGACAGGATATCCTTGACATAAGACTGAATTCCCCCTTCGCGCTCAAAGATTTGCAAAAAAGTAAATAGATCGTGGCCTCTGGCTTTCCCCTTGAGGCTAGGACTTAGAGTTGCTGGTTCGCTAAGCAAGTGAGTTTTACTCATGACTAGTTTACGGACAGCGGCGAGCTTGCGGTTCCAGATTTAAGACGGTCCATATCCCTCTGGACCATCTTTGCAAGCAGAGCCTCAAAACTAATTTGAGGTTGCCAATCGAGGTTTTGCTTAGCTTTGCTTGGGTTTGCTACCAGGTGAAAGTGCTCATCCGAACGCAGCAATCCAGGCTCCACAACTACGTAGCGGCTCCAATCTAAGTCCACGCAGGCAAAAGCTGTTGCGATCAGCTCCCGCACGCTATGCAACTGACCTGTGCCAATCACATAATCCTCAGGCTCATCCGCCTGAAGCATTCGCCACATAGCCTCAACATGGTCGCCAGCGTAGCCCCAATCCCGCTTGGCATCCAGGTTACCCATCTCCAATTGGTCGCTCAGACCCAATTTGATCGACGCGACGCCTAGAGAAACTTTGCGAGTGACAAAGTTGGGTGGACGCAAGGGCGATTCGTGGTTGTACAGAATGCCACTGCAAGCAAACAGACCGTAGCGCTGGCGGTGATGCACCATGGTCCAATGGGCATGTACTTTTGCTGCCGCATACGGATTCATAGGACGGAAGGGCGTGTTTTCATCCTGGGGAGACTGATCGACCTGACCAAACATTTCTGAGCTACTGGCTTGATAGAAGCGAGTTGCCAGACCTGCCTGCCGCACGGCATCCAACAGTCGAGTAGCAGTCCCAGTGACCAGGTCTAGGGTTGCCAAGGGATCTTTCCAGGAATCCGGCACAAAGCTGGGAGCAGTAAGGTTGTAAATCTCTTGAGGCTGGAGCTGCTCTACTGCCTCTGCGAGCGCAACCGGATCGGTTAGGGCAACTGAGTAAATTTCAACTTGGTCGGCGAGAGCACCGAGTTTGGCAACACTACTCTGCCGGTTAGGTGGAACTAGTCCGACTACCCGGTAATGCTTCTCCAGAAGCAGACGGCTAAGGTAGTAGCCATCCTGGCCAGTGATGCCCGTGATCAGCGCTGTTTTGACCATGCACACTCAACGTCGGTAACGATTGCCTAGACAAACATGCTGATCTCAAGCAGGGGGTCGTCCTAGTCCCCTGCTCAGTCTGATGCAGAAGGCTCTGCTAAAAACAGCTCGACGACAATTTGGAGAGACTCGAATACGATGCTAGACATCCGTTAGATCCCAGTCAACGCAGAGCTTCTAATCTTTACTAGAGCTTCATCCCAGTATTAATACAGAGAAACTACGGTGCAAAGTCCAGTCTTTGCCAGCATCCGCTGACCTCAATTGTTCAGCTTCCCAGAGGCCAACCGGAATTAGCCTCTCTCGGCTTGCAACCCAATTTCCGCAAAATCAGCGATGGGCAAAGCTGACAGAGATCACAAGCATTTGAGACAGTTTGTGGGCTGAGCTTATCAAAACAAAAAGCGCTAACTATCAAGCTTGCCAAGCGAAGTAGAACTTCCGGGTAGCAAACCCAACTGAAGCAGATTCAAGCAGCAGTTAGAACCTGGTCTCTTTGCTTGATTCCTGCTCAGAAGCTTGAGCGCCAAACCCTAAATCGCACCCTTAAGATCACATCATCTTGGCCTATGGGTTTGACCCAGATTTAGCCGTTCAGCTCAGAGGAATGAGAATTGGCGGTAGGAGAGGCATATTTGACAATTTCTAGGCAGTTGCGTTCCCGATCAGTCCGGATGTAATGCAAATCATCAGCCAAACGCCGCAGCAGGTACCAACCATAGCCACCCTCCTGCAACGTGCCAGGCGACGGTTCTTTTAAAGTACTAGGATCGAAAGGCTTGCCATAATCCCAAATGCGAATTGCCAGTCGTTTCTCATCTAACTGGATCTGCAAAACAACCGGTGTGCTCAGGGGCAAGTTGTGATGAGCGTGGCGTACAGCATTGGTGAACCCCTCTGCCAAGGCTAAGCTCAGCGGGTAAACCTGCGTGCCCAGCCATTGCCGTAGCTCTCCACAGTCTTCGCAGGCAATCTGCTCCGCACAGAACGCCTCAAACCACTCTTGCACCTGCGTTAGAGCGTGCAAGTCGCTGTTTACTTCGAGATCAGCTTGGGCAAACATATGGGTCTGTTAGCCAACTCGGTCCCGAAGATCCACTTTTCAACACAAGACGTAAGATTCTCAGTCAAGACGAGTATAGTCCTAGTCTCTGCTGCTCGGCAGGAATTACACTCCCCAAGGAGTATGAGGTGTGCAAAGGTATTAAAGAGTTTGCCAAAGCCCAGTGAAACAACAGCTGAGTATAAGCGGAGTGTATCAAGGTTCATGCTGGCTTACATCCTATCGATCCTGACTGGGCTAGGAAGTCTGGCGGTTTACCTGGCTGCTTTTTTCTTTCCAGCCATTCATCGCCAAAGCGACTTTATCTGGAGTGGCGTGGGACTTTTCTACGCCTTGGCCCTGTGGGTCTATGCGGCTCAGGAAACGGGGGGGCTCCTCCTCAGTCAGATCGCTGCAGTTGCACTCTTGGGTTGGTTCGGCTGGCAAACTCTTTCATTGCGCTTGCAAGTTGACAGCCAAGAGACAGTCCGGCAAACGCTTCGCCTGCAAGAACTGGATCGTCAGGCTACCCAAAAAGATGCCCAACCGCTTCAAACCAGTCAGGCTGCAACCGAACCTGGCCAGGTAAAACTGGTCGGCGACGATCGCACCACCGCAGCTTTTGAGCTGCCTGAATCCCCAGATCTATTGGATTGCGAGTTCGATTCGGAGGCTCAAGCCGCAGATCCTTGGGATGCGGAACCGGTCCAACCCCAACCCTCGGTGCCGCCGCCAGAGGCTTAGCGCTTAAGACAATAACCTTAGGCGATAATAAGAAAAGTTGAAGTTTTAAGTCGGTAGAACTCCCCGTGCAGGATTACAAAGACTCTGTCAATCTGCCCCAAACCGAGTTCTCTATGCGTGCCAATGCACGTGAACGAGAACCACAATTGCAGCAATTTTGGGCAGACCAGAGAATTTACGAGACGTTGGCTCAGAACAATCCCGGCGCCCCCTTCGTGCTTCACGATGGTCCGCCCTACGCCAATGGCGATTTGCACATGGGCCATGCCTTGAACAAGATTCTCAAGGACATTGTCAACCGCTATCAACTGCTACAGGGGCGAAAGGTCCGCTATGTGCCGGGCTGGGATTGCCATGGGCTGCCAATTGAACTCAAGGTGCTGCAAACCTTGAGCGCTGAACAGCGCAAGGAACTGACTCCTATAAGCCTGCGCCACAAAGCACGCGATTTTGCGCTGGAAACGGTGAGACGCCAGAGCCAAAGCTTTCAGCGCTATGGGGTTTGGGGCGATTGGGATCATCCCTACCTAACTCTAAAACCCGAGTACGAAGCGGCTCAGATCAGTGTCTTTGGTCAGATGTTCCTCAAGGGCTACATCTACCGGGGTCTTAAACCAGTCCACTGGAGCCCTAGTTCGCAAACAGCCTTAGCCGAGGCAGAACTTGAGTATCCGGAAGGCCATACCTCTCGTAGCATCTATGTCGCTTTTCCAGTGGTCCGCTTGGCAGAGGGGGCACAGATGCTCTCAGAGTACCTGCCCAAGCTCAAGGCAGTCATCTGGACTACAACACCCTGGACCATTCCAGCCAACCTGGCAATCGCAATCAGCCCCAAGGTAACCTACGCCGTCGTCCAAGCGGGTGAAGACTACCTGATCGTGGCGAGCGAGCTGGTGGAACGGCTGGCGCAGACCTTGGGGCAATCTCTTGAGGTCCTCACTACCCTACCCGGCAAGGCGCTGGAGTACACCGTTGCCCACCATCCGCTCTTCGATCGAGAAAGCCCGATTTTGCTGGGAGACTATGTCACCACGGAATCTGGCACAGGTCTGGTCCACACCGCTCCCGGCCATGGCCAGGACGACTTTATTTTGGGCCAAGCTCACGGTTTACCCGTGCTTGCTCCTGTA
The Leptolyngbya sp. FACHB-261 DNA segment above includes these coding regions:
- a CDS encoding ATP-binding protein, which gives rise to MFAQADLEVNSDLHALTQVQEWFEAFCAEQIACEDCGELRQWLGTQVYPLSLALAEGFTNAVRHAHHNLPLSTPVVLQIQLDEKRLAIRIWDYGKPFDPSTLKEPSPGTLQEGGYGWYLLRRLADDLHYIRTDRERNCLEIVKYASPTANSHSSELNG
- a CDS encoding glycosyltransferase; its protein translation is MSKTHLLSEPATLSPSLKGKARGHDLFTFLQIFEREGGIQSYVKDILSAYLALNAQPRADVMLLRDGPGCPNPFENSRFKFHYFKSQSEAAGRARFTAALLTQLIRQRPRQVFCGHIKLATLVQSFCQPLGIPYTVLTYGKEVWSPLSPREQQALQRAAAVWTISRYSRDQLCSANNLALDRVQLLPCVVDTHRFTPGPKSSALVERYGLSGAKVLMTVARLWSGDIYKGVDVTIRALPTIAQAFPDIKYLVIGRGDDQPRLAQLARDLGVADQVVFAGFVPTEDLPEHYRVADAYVMPSQEGFGIVYLEALACGLPVLSGDADGSADPLQDGRLGWRVPHRDAAAVATACIEMLRGEDRRCNGAFLREQILQTFGLEAHQRRVADLLQVSSPRPSPHPSVASATSYTE
- a CDS encoding Ycf66 family protein, with the translated sequence MLAYILSILTGLGSLAVYLAAFFFPAIHRQSDFIWSGVGLFYALALWVYAAQETGGLLLSQIAAVALLGWFGWQTLSLRLQVDSQETVRQTLRLQELDRQATQKDAQPLQTSQAATEPGQVKLVGDDRTTAAFELPESPDLLDCEFDSEAQAADPWDAEPVQPQPSVPPPEA
- a CDS encoding GDP-mannose 4,6-dehydratase, coding for MVKTALITGITGQDGYYLSRLLLEKHYRVVGLVPPNRQSSVAKLGALADQVEIYSVALTDPVALAEAVEQLQPQEIYNLTAPSFVPDSWKDPLATLDLVTGTATRLLDAVRQAGLATRFYQASSSEMFGQVDQSPQDENTPFRPMNPYAAAKVHAHWTMVHHRQRYGLFACSGILYNHESPLRPPNFVTRKVSLGVASIKLGLSDQLEMGNLDAKRDWGYAGDHVEAMWRMLQADEPEDYVIGTGQLHSVRELIATAFACVDLDWSRYVVVEPGLLRSDEHFHLVANPSKAKQNLDWQPQISFEALLAKMVQRDMDRLKSGTASSPLSVN